In a single window of the Elaeis guineensis isolate ETL-2024a chromosome 8, EG11, whole genome shotgun sequence genome:
- the LOC105049879 gene encoding LOW QUALITY PROTEIN: probable folate-biopterin transporter 2 (The sequence of the model RefSeq protein was modified relative to this genomic sequence to represent the inferred CDS: inserted 1 base in 1 codon): MKKSHLLARKFNLCESRKKQTSSGVSGLRMEPLPSSPVSANKESLLREKELPQNWLQVSLFSPVHWFRMLAKEMHWSFVYGIVAVNGISQGLGGAVFRVASDYYWKDVQQAQPSAAQVYQGITSLPWIVKPLWGLLTDILPVAGYRRRPYFILAGLLGAISMLVMWLQNGMCTVLGLLLLTAGSAGVAIADVTIDACVAQNSINHPSLAADMQSLCGFSSSIGGLIGFSISGLLMHAIGSKGVLGLLSIPATLVLSVGMVLKELHEPNFPYRQIYQKLLQANRTMWXTLKCSEVWRPCVFMFTSLALNLNIQEGMFYWYTDTESGPSFSQGTISFIYSIGSVGSLLGVLLYQNFLKDYSFRGLLFWSQLLSSFTGILDLILVLRLNLRFGMPDHLFVVVDESVSQMIGRIKWMPLLVLSSKLCPCGIEGTFFALLMSIDHAGMLASSWGGGLLLQVLKVSRSEFSNLWVAILIRSLLRVVPLALLYLVPKSNQHSIILPVDVFMKNEVPEALEAGGDDVDRPSLHEDT; the protein is encoded by the exons ATGAAAAAATCCCATCTTTTAGCACGGAAATTCAACCTTTGTGAGTCCAGGAAAAAACAAACCAGCTCAGGAGTCTCTGGGCTCAGAATGGAACCTCTGCCATCCTCTCCGGTCTCTGCAAACAAGGAGAGCTTGTTGAGGGAGAAGGAATTACCTCAGAATTGGCTTCAGGTATCTCTCTTCTCCCCTGTGCATTGGTTCCGAATGCTCGCAAAGGAGATGCACTGGAGCTTCGTGTATGGCATTGTCGCCGTGAACGGGATCAGCCAAGGCCTGGGTGGCGCCGTCTTCCGGGTGGCCTCGGACTACTACTGGAAGGATGTTCAGCAGGCGCAGCCCTCGGCAGCCCAGGTGTACCAGGGGATCACTTCACTTCCATGGATTGTGAAGCCTCTGTGGGGGCTTCTCACTGATATCCTCCCTGTGGCTGGCTATAGGAGAAGGCCTTACTTTATTTTAGCAG GTCTTTTGGGAGCAATCTCAATGCTTGTAATGTGGTTGCAAAATGGGATGTGCACCGTGCTTGGCTTGTTGTTGCTGACTGCTGGGAGTGCCGGAGTGGCGATAGCCGATGTGACGATCGATGCTTGTGTTGCACAAAATAGCATAAATCACCCTTCATTGGCTGCTGATATGCAAAGCTTGTGCGGGTTTAGTTCATCTATTGGAGGTCTTATTGGGTTCTCCATAAGTGGCCTACTTATGCATGCCATCGGTTCTAAG GGGGTTCTTGGCTTGTTGAGCATCCCAGCTACATTGGTATTGTCAGTTGGAATGGTGCTGAAAGAACTACATGAGCCTAATTTTCCATATAGACAA ATTTATCAGAAGCTACTGCAAGCAAATCGCACCATGT GGACATTAAAATGTTCTGAAGTTTGGAGGCCATGTGTCTTCATGTTTACATCACTTGCTCTGAACCTAAACATCCAAGAAGGAATGTTCTATTGGTACACAGATACAGAATCTGGCCCATCCTTCTCTCAG GGAACTATTAGCTTCATCTATTCCATCGGCTCGGTGGGCTCATTGCTTGGTGTCTTGCTCTACCAAAACTTTCTGAAGGATTATTCCTTCCGTGGGTTGCTCTTTTGGAGCCAATTACTTTCAAGCTTCACAGGAATACTGGATTTAATCCTGGTACTACGTCTGAACTTGAGGTTTGGCATGCCGGACCACCTATTCGTTGTGGTTGATGAGAGTGTTTCTCAGATGATTGGGCGCATCAAATGGATGCCTCTCCTTGTGCTCAGTTCCAAGCTATGTCCCTGTGGAATTGAAGGCACCTTCTTTGCATTGCTCATGTCGATCGATCATGCCGGTATGCTCGCATCATCATGGGGTGGAGGCTTGCTCCTTCAAGTCTTAAAGGTTTCTCGATCAGAATTTAGCAATCTCTGGGTTGCCATATTGATCCGTAGCTTGTTAAGAGTGGTGCCACTTGCTTTGTTGTATCTGGTGCCTAAAAGCAATCAACATTCTATCATTCTTCCTGTCGACGTCTTCATGAAAAATGAGGTCCCAGAAGCTCTTGAAGCAGGAGGTGATGATGTGGACCGGCCCTCACTTCATGAAGATACCTAG